The Akkermansia sp. RCC_12PD genome contains the following window.
CCCTGAGCGGACTGCCCGTCACCTACATCCTGACGCACGACTCCGTGGCCGTGGGTGAAGACGGCCCCACCCACCAGCCGGTGGAAACCGTCTCCGGCCTGCGCGTGATCCCCAATCTGGACGTCATTCGCCCGGCGGATCCGGAAGAAACGGCCGGAGCCTGGATGGCCGCCCTGCAAAGGGCCGACGGCCCCACCGCCCTGATCCTTACCCGCCAGAAAGTGGCCACGTTAAACGACATCCCCGTGGAAACGCGCCGCCAGGGCGTGCTGAAAGGCGGCTACGTAGCCCGCCGGGAACAGGACAAGCTGGAAGCCGTCATCCTTGCGTCCGGTTCCGAACTGGAACTGGCCCTGAAGGCCGCGGAACGCCTCGGCAGCGGAATCCGCGTGGTCTCCATGCCCAGCTTCTTCCGCTTTGATGCCCAGCCTGCCGAATACCGGGAAAGCGTGTTGCCCCCCTCCTGCATGAAGAGGGTCTCCGTGGAAGCCGGCGTAACGGGACTGTGGTGGAAATACCTGGGCTGCCAGGGTGAAGCCGTGGGCATCAACCGCTTCGGCTTCTCCGCCCCGGGCAATCAGGTCCTGGACGAACTCGGCATGAACGTGGACAACGTCGTCAACGCCATTCAAAACGTGCTTGCCAGATAAGACGGACGGAATTGCTTCCGAATGCAATTGTCAAAGGCTGTCCTGCCGATGCAGGGCAGCCTTCTCTTCATCCATCCGGCCCATGCGAGCAAACAAGGCAGCCTCCCGCGCCATTCGCAACGGTTCCGTCTCGCCGCCCCGCTTTGAAAAGCTCCAGCCTTCCGTGGCCGGAACCGCAACGGAGAAACACTTTCACGGAAGGCGGAAATGCGCCGCATGAAAAGCCTTGTGCCGCTTACAGCTTGTGCCCGAAGGAATCGCCGGGCTTCAGGGACTTGATCAGCTCCACCAGCAGCTTGATGGTATCTTCCACATCGCTGAGGGCGGCGGTTTCCACCGGGGAATGCATGTAGCGCAGCGGCAGGGAAACCAGCGCGGACGCCACCCCGTTGCGGGAAACGTAAATGCTGTCCGTATCCGTCCCGGTGCGGCGGCCCGCAGCTTCATGCTGGAGATTGATCTTATTCTTGTCAGCCACGATTTCCAGGCGGGCCACCAGATTGGGATGGTTGGCGGTTCCGTGAATGACGGCGGGGCCCTTCCCCAGCTTGATATCCCCGAACTTCCCCTTGTCCAGGCCGGGAGAATCCGTAGCGTGCGTCACGTCTATGCAGATGGCGGCCTCCGGCTGGATGCGGTGGGTAATCATCCCGGCACCGATGCAGCCCACTTCTTCCTGGACGGCGTTGACCAAGGCTACGTTCCAGGCCAGGGGCTTCTTCTGCTTGCACAGGCGTTTGGCTATCTCCGAAAGAACGAAGCCGCTGAGGCGGTTGTCCAGCGCGCGGCAAACCAGCTTGTTCTCATTCATCAGCATGGGGCCGTCGCAATAAACGCCCACGTGCCCCACGCGCAGCCCCAGGTCGGCCACCTCCTTGTCGGAGGAAGCGCCCACGTCAATGTAAATTTCCCAGATCTTGGGCTCCTTCTCCCCACCTTCGCGCAGGTGGATGGCCGTATTCCCCGTAATGCCCATCACTTCCCCCTGGCTGCCCAGGAAGCGCACGCGGCGCCCGCGCGCGATGGCCGTATCCGTTCCGCCCACGCGTTCCACGTACAGGAAGCCCTCCGGCGTAATGTGGCGGATCATGAAGCCGATCTCATCGGCATGGGCCTCAATCATCAGGGTGGGAGCGTTCTCCTTGTCCGCATGGAAGGTGGCCCACGTATTCCCGTAAGTGTCGCACTGGACATCCTCCGTGTACTTCCGCATCTCATCCGCCCAAATGCGCTGGGCGTCTATCTCAAAACCGGAAGGACTGGGAGTCTCCAGAAGTTCCGTTAAAAACTCAAGGCTGTCGTCGCTGATCTTCATATCCCCGTTTATAGCACCGTTCCGGATGCCGCTCAACCGGAAAGAAGGATGGATGCTGCATCTTCAGCAGGGGAATGTACACACAGAAAAGCCCGCATGCCGGGCAGGGCACGCGGGCTCTCATAAATGGGCAAAAATCAGGCCTGAAGCCCCCGGGAAATACCCTCCAGAACGTCAGCCTTCCCCATGATGTATCCGGTGTCCGGATCATGGTACTGCGTGGAATGCACGGAAATTCTGCCGCTTCCGTAAGGATCCGCCTCCTTCGCTATCGGAAGGCGCCCCACGAGGGAAGGAAAGCATGCTTCCGCCAGTTCAAAGGCAGTGACGGGTTCCGGAACCAGATTGACGGCAAAAAGGCCGCATTCCCATGCTTTTTCCACATCATTTACGATGCGGCACATGGGGTAGAGCTGGTGGCGTTCCAGCAGGGCCACGTCCAGTTCGTCCTTTCCTTCCGGCGCATTTGCCAGCAGATCCGCCACGCTCATATCCGCACCCGTTCCGGTGACTTCCGGCAGGTACACGTTGAGCACGCGGCCGAATTTGAGGTTGACGTAATCCCTCAATTCCGCCAGGGCTGAGAGGAAGGCATCTTCAAACTCATGAACCAGCGGGGAATCTTCATTCCCCGTCTCCGGCTGGGTATCGATGCTGGTGACGTAAGTCAGGCGTTCGATTTTCACCTCGTGCAGAATGTCTATCAACTGCCGGACATGGGAAATGAATGCCTCCTCATTCCTTCGGATGGCACGGCGGCCTTCCCACAGGGACGGACAAATGAGAACAGCCTGGCCGAATTCCCGGCCGCGCAGGAGCGGCAGATTCGTTTCGTCAATCAGGTAGTCGAAATACCGTTTTGAGGTCCAGAAAGAACCCAGGGCGTTCGAGGAGCTGATGAATACCGTATCTGTCATGTTGAGGAGGAAGGGTGCTAGGTTGTTGCAGACTCCCGGAACTTATTTCAGGGCGTCAAAGGCGGATTTGAAAAGGAAATAACCCCAGCCCCAGTCTTCATGGGCCGCCCAGTCCTTGTCGTAATGGTGGCGGGGAAGCAGGAAGCGTTCCGGGTGGGGCATCAGGCCCATGGCACGGCCGGTGGCGTCCTGGAGCCCGGCAATGCTGCAGGCGCAGCCGTCGCGGTTGTCCGCATACTGCAGGGCCACATACCCGGCGGCCAGATACTTTTCCGCATCTCCGGGCCTGGTGACCAGGCGGCCTTCCGCGTGGGCGGAGGGCAATTCAAACTCGTCCGGAAGCCCCTGCAGGAACGGGGAATCCTTTGCCACCTTCACCAGCTTGGCCCACAGGCATTCAAAGCGTTCGCTCTTGTTGTCAATCAGGCTGGAGGAAGGAAGGATGCCGAGCTTGGTCAGAATCTGGAACCCGTTGCAGATGCCCAGGATAAGGCCCCCGCCGGCGTGGTGCCTGTGCAGGGCGTCTCCCAGGAAACGTTCCGTTTCCAGCTGCGCCAGGCGTCCGCTGGTAACGTAATCCCCGTAGCTGAAACCGCCGCTGATGACGACAAGCTGGGACTTGGCCACGTGTTCCGGCGCGGCGGTGGCGATGGGCTGGACCTGGGTGGAAAAGCCGACCGTGCGCAGGGCGCGTTCCGTTTCCACATCGCAGTTGGTGCCGGGGTATTTGAGTAAAAGTGCGTGAGGCATGTGAGTAAGTGTCAAATCGTTGTAGGTTGAATGCGGGACTGTTGAAATCAATAGTAGGGGGTGAGTCCGTCCTTCCAGAGTTTCTTGAGTCTGGCAAGTTCGCAGTCCAGAACCTTTTCCCCGCCGCAACAGGTAACTGCAAGGCGTTTTTCCGGAGTTGCGCGCCCGATGCAGGCACAGGGGAAGCCCTCCATGGCCGCCTCAAAATCCGCGGCGAACTCGGGGTCCACCTCCACCAGG
Protein-coding sequences here:
- a CDS encoding M42 family metallopeptidase, with product MKISDDSLEFLTELLETPSPSGFEIDAQRIWADEMRKYTEDVQCDTYGNTWATFHADKENAPTLMIEAHADEIGFMIRHITPEGFLYVERVGGTDTAIARGRRVRFLGSQGEVMGITGNTAIHLREGGEKEPKIWEIYIDVGASSDKEVADLGLRVGHVGVYCDGPMLMNENKLVCRALDNRLSGFVLSEIAKRLCKQKKPLAWNVALVNAVQEEVGCIGAGMITHRIQPEAAICIDVTHATDSPGLDKGKFGDIKLGKGPAVIHGTANHPNLVARLEIVADKNKINLQHEAAGRRTGTDTDSIYVSRNGVASALVSLPLRYMHSPVETAALSDVEDTIKLLVELIKSLKPGDSFGHKL
- a CDS encoding phosphoribosylformylglycinamidine synthase subunit PurQ — its product is MPHALLLKYPGTNCDVETERALRTVGFSTQVQPIATAAPEHVAKSQLVVISGGFSYGDYVTSGRLAQLETERFLGDALHRHHAGGGLILGICNGFQILTKLGILPSSSLIDNKSERFECLWAKLVKVAKDSPFLQGLPDEFELPSAHAEGRLVTRPGDAEKYLAAGYVALQYADNRDGCACSIAGLQDATGRAMGLMPHPERFLLPRHHYDKDWAAHEDWGWGYFLFKSAFDALK